One genomic region from Rosa rugosa chromosome 1, drRosRugo1.1, whole genome shotgun sequence encodes:
- the LOC133727440 gene encoding large ribosomal subunit protein uL24z, whose translation MKRNPRVSSSRRKSRKAHFTAPSSVRRVLMSAPLSSDLRSKYNVRSMPVRKDDEVQVVRGTYKGREGKVVQVYRRKWVIHIERITREKVNGSTVNVGINPSKVLITKLRLDKDRKSLLDRKAKGRAAADKDKGTKFTAEDIMQNVD comes from the coding sequence atgaagaggaaccCACGCGTCTCGAGCTCCAGGCGCAAGAGCCGCAAGGCCCACTTCACGGCGCCGTCGAGCGTCCGCCGCGTCCTCATGAGCGCGCCGCTCTCCTCCGACCTCCGGTCGAAGTACAACGTCAGGTCCATGCCGGTGCGCAAGGACGACGAGGTCCAGGTGGTGCGTGGGACCTACAAGGGCCGGGAAGGCAAGGTGGTCCAGGTCTACCGCCGCAAGTGGGTCATCCACATCGAGCGGATCACCCGCGAGAAGGTCAACGGCTCCACGGTCAACGTCGGAATCAACCCCTCCAAGGTCCTCATCACCAAGCTGAGGTTGGACAAGGACCGCAAGTCGCTGCTGGACCGCAAGGCCAAGGGAAGAGCCGCCGCCGATAAGGACAAAGGCACCAAGTTCACGGCGGAGGACATCATGCAGAACGTGGATTGA